A genomic segment from Nicotiana sylvestris chromosome 1, ASM39365v2, whole genome shotgun sequence encodes:
- the LOC138875874 gene encoding uncharacterized protein has product MVDSKSIITQFQELQVIIHDLLVEGVNQINTDVESSNLSILTNKNFIEGRVINEAFQVAAMIEKLPSLWKDLKNYLKYKRKEMSFEDLIVRLRIEEDNKAAEKRGRGNSTIMGANIVEENKKKKKASGLKYNPSKKRFSGNCYNCGKAGHQSTECRASKKDKKKGQANMVEKHDDVDDLCAMLSECNLVGNPKEEAFATYAPVKPDEMISMGNAAKAKIEGCGKIFLKMTSGKVVTLNNVLHVPKIRKNSASIGLLVKNDLNVYLYPIRMQ; this is encoded by the exons atggtagatagcaagtctatTATTACCCAattccaggaattgcaagtgattattcacgatctccttgtTGAAGGTGTAAATCAAAttaatactgatgttgaaagtagtaatctTAGTATTTTAACTAACAAAAATTTCATTGAAGGTCGTGTCATCAacgaagcattccaagtagcagcgatgattgagaagttgccttcTTTGTGGAAGGACTTAAAAAACTACTTGAAATACAAACGCAAGGAGATGTCctttgaagatctcattgttcgattgagaatcgaagaggacaacaaagctgcgGAAAAGAGAGgtcgtggaaactcaacaataatgggagcaaatattgttgaagagaacaaaaagaagaagaaggcttctggactgaaatacaacccaagcaagaagcggttcagtggaaattgctacaactgtggaaaAGCTGGACAccaatctacggagtgtcgtgcttcgaagaaagacaagaagaagggtcaagcaaacatggttgaaaagcatgatgatgttgatgacttatgTGCCATGCTTTCCGAATGCAACTTGGTGGGCAATCCTAAAGA aGAAGCTTTTGCTACTTATGCTCCTGTTAAACCCGATGAGATgatttctatgggaaatgctgcaaaggccaagattgaaggatgtgggaagatatttctcaaaatgacttccggcaaagtggtgactttgaacaacgtccttcatgttcccaaAATTAGGAAAAATTCAGCGTCTAttggacttcttgttaagaatgATTTAAATGTGTATTTGTATCCGATAAGGATGCAATAA